In a single window of the Labrus mixtus chromosome 20, fLabMix1.1, whole genome shotgun sequence genome:
- the ep300b gene encoding histone acetyltransferase p300 isoform X2, whose protein sequence is MAEHVLESGPPSAKRPKLSSPALSDGTDFGSLFDLEHDLPDELIGSSDLGLANGGDVNLLHAGLSGGQDAAAKHKQLSELLRTAAPPGGVMGGPQGGPPPQSVFMQQVGGGGAVNRAAMMASQKGNNGAQQQGLMGGQVMNGSTRVGFPGGAGMVNSNHMSADGLQPIRTQQPAAVNKMMMANVGPYGAPYAQSGGPGPPGAGLGPQHQNKTNMAAQFNMEKTAPGQSVTGMQPRALTGVSLSGAMGGAQVGLNAVGACPGTAPPAADPEKRKLIQQQLVLLLHAHKCQRREQANGEPRPCNLPHCRTMKNVLNHMTHCQAGKSCQVAHCASSRQIISHWKNCTKHDCPVCLPLKNAGDKRSQQALVNSAGLMNSLGPGAPGGQSNPPTLTPPNQIDPGSIERAYAALGLTYQGNQTAQNNMQSPSGVRSLNSMGGNSMNGGASVQSANQQLHNNMNTQSLMNDGLGALSSMPTAGPPSSDMTKSWHEDITQDLRNHLVHKLVQAIFPTPDPAALKDRRMENLVAYARKVEGDMYDSAGSRAEYYHLLAEKIYKIQKELEEKRRTRLQKQGGTTGHAGISSPPLSMGQPPINLGQPPISPGQSPNGPHVDASMMRAAGANQMVRMQSPAGLSQFGQVGVQSMAQRLTPPLPPNAPVNQMTMGARVGQSNATQMQNQYLPAAQLPGSSPGHGPGYSPGHGPGYSHGPGPGPGPGHGHGTGPGHGLGHDPGPGMNQSGGQTSGPQMNHASTPSPLPAYSPAAPPPSGSGGPCSVGGTGPPSCSSSQPHCPPVRMNSPSPARSLTPQPLQTPPTLPRSQTPQTPSTPPLPPQQQQQQQQQHQRLLQQQQQQQHPAPLQASSGETGNTDKANQLPQQMLGGVASPTLQAVTQNASVPLQRPQTPLSPKPSGAADTQVSSPASLSSSDLAPNHDDIKVEVKQEEEREEEEEEEEEEEGGDSKGEGKGKMGKGQSDVKSEDKPETEKPSGGGGKGEPMDTPSSSMTSSLSSGEDKKVEVKKEPKEEKEEKDEEGSPAGAQSKKKIFKPEELRQALMPTLEALYRQDPESLPFRQPVDAQLLGIPVRIRTSNKTNLDYFDVVKNPMDLSTIKRKLDTGQYQEPWQYVDDIWLMFNNAWLYNRKTSRVYKYCSKLAEVFESEIDPVMQDLGYCCGRKFEFSPQTLCCYGKQLCTIQRDAAYFSYQNSSPKYGLLADRYHFCEKCFNEIQSESVSLGDDPAQPQTSINKDQFQRKKNDTLDPELLVECLDCGRKNHQICVLHNETIWPSGFVCDGCLKKSNKTRKENKYAAKRLPQTKLGSFLETRLNDYLKRQSHPETGEVTIRVVHVSDKMVEVKPGMKSRFVDSGEMAESFPYRTKALFAFEDIGGADVCFFGMHVQEYGSDCPPPNQRRVYISYLDSVHFFQPRHLRTAVYYEILLGYLEYAKRQGFTTGHIWACPPSEGDDYIFHCHPADQKIPKPKRLQEWYKKMLDKAVSERIVHDYKDIFKQATEDRLTSAKELPYFEGDFWPNVLEESIKELEQEEEERKREENCTSNESPDASKGDSKNAKKKNNKKTSKNKSNLSRGNKKKPGMPNVSNDLSQKLYATMEKHKEVFFVIRLIAVPTANSLPPITDPDPLMACDLMDGRDAFLTLARDKHLEFSSLRRSRWSSMCMLVELHNQSQDRFVYTCNECKHHVETRFHCTVCEDYDLCITCYNTKGHEHKMDKLGLGLDDDSNNPAAAATQSPGDSRRLSIQRCIQSLVHACQCRNANCSLPSCQKMKRVVQHTKSCKRKTNGGCPICKQLIALCCYHAKHCQENKCPVPFCLNIKQKLRQQQLQHRLQQAQMLRRRMASMQRVGQPAGGPPGGPVVGLQSPGNNGTTAPSTPTSGGTQPPTPQTPTQTMPPVPQQGLGPGVQQLQQQAGMPSQHTLHPQFQQMGGGGRFGGVMSSPQHQQQSGANAQQLQQNCLPPYTSRPPGSSPLHASQVNPVLGSATPPQQQHQPGGGQQAPGQLQGQTPFPQQQQAPSGPPQAAVEIAMKIQQVADAQRKMALQRQTATGLIPPHPHHQQGPGQQMGMGHTGGPGMVGPQGMPPQTPAAVSAGRAHMDPQPAPSGMMVSAGGTSQQGHLPSQVQLQQQRVGAPLSQQQQHWGGQGMPPQQRPAVMNHSAVMAAQQQGAHQQTQGHTALMNMGQQLSAVGGGPGGPVPGAAGGNIPQAALQDLLRTLRSPSSPLQQQQVLNILRSNPQLMAAFIKQRASKYKGGPGCLPGGPTGGPGPTGGPGCNVMAGGPPQVNMNASGPGQPGMHMGGQGGSTVNMATIAQLQQAQQQQQLNQPQQLQHQQQLQQQQQLQQQQLQQQQQIQQQQQIQQQQQLQQQQQLQQQQQQLQQQQQLQQQQQIQQQQQQLQQQQQIQQQQQLQQHQQIQQQQQLQQQQQLQQQQQLQQQQQLQQQQQQLQQQQIQQQQQQQLQQQQLQQQRPMLNNVQQGGVRGLQGGPQMGNLNNPQFRELLRRRHLQQQQQQQQQQQQQQQQHLQQQIGVGPGQFQQPPQVQNFVGPSGMQPPAAGKGPQTDPSQQHQLGQQGPCGGGPQQPPQSAPPPSSQALLQQALHQRLLQQQHLGPGGSPGQHSSPMSPQQVAHSPHPHLQGQTVHTPLANQVRSPQPSPRPQSQPPHSSPSPRLQPHPSPHNISPQVQSGSPHLNQHHPGMVAPPQQNSLDQFGRDQSAMLSQLGTMGGLHGPGGGSQDPMNHNPLDLM, encoded by the exons ATGGCTGAACATGTTCTGGAGTCCGGCCCGCCTTCAGCCAAGAGGCCCAAACTGTCCTCCCCTGCCCTGTCCGACGGAACCG ATTTTGGCTCCCTGTTCGACCTGGAGCACGACCTCCCAGACGAGCTCATCGGCTCCTCAGACCTCGGGTTGGCCAACGGGGGGGACGTGAACCTGCTCCACGCCGGTCTGAGCGGAGGACAGGATGCTGCTGCCAAACATAAACAGCTGTCTGAACTGTTGAGgactgcagctcctcctgggggggTGATGGGAGGTCCTCAGGGCGGACCCCCCCCTCAATCTGTATTCATGCAGCAGGTCGGAGGGGGCGGGGCTGTGAACAGAGCGGCCATGATGGCTTCTCAGAAGGGGAACAATGGAGCGCAGCAGCAAGGCCTGATGGGAGGTCAGGTGATGAACGGCTCAACGAGGGTCGGTTTCCCCGGAGGTGCAGGGATGGTAAACAGTAACCACATGTCAGCTGACggcctgcagccaatcagaacacAGCAACCGGCAGCTGTGAACAAG atGATGATGGCTAACGTCGGCCCCTATGGCGCTCCCTATGCTCAGTCGGGGGGCCCGGGGCCTCCAGGAGCCGGGCTGGGCCCTCAGCACCAGAATAAAACCAACATGGCCGCTCAGTTCAACATGGAGAAGACGGCGCCGGGTCAGAGCGTGACGGGGATG CAACCCAGAGCGCTCACAGGAGTTTCTCTCAGCGGTGCGATGGGCGGGGCTCAGGTGGGTCTGAACGCCGTGGGGGCGTGTCCCGggacagcgccccctgctgcaGATCCTGAGAAACGTAAGCTGATCCAGCAGCAGCTGGTCCTGCTGCTTCACGCTCACAAATGTCAGCGCAGAGAGCAGGCGAACGGCGAGCCCAGGCCGTGTAACCTCCCGCACTGTCGTACCATGAAGAACGTCCTGAACCACATGACGCACTGCCAAGCCGGGAAGTCGTGTCAGG TGGCTCACTGCGCCTCATCCAGACAGATCATCTCTCACTGGAAGAACTGCACCAAACACGACTGTCCCGTCTGTCTGCCGCTGAAGAACGCCGGAGACAAGAGGAGCCAGCAGG CTTTAGTGAACAGTGCTGGTTTAATGAACTCTTTGGGGCCGGGGGCTCCTGGTGGACAGTCCAACCCCCCCACCCTGACCCCCCCAAACCAGATCGACCCCGGCTCCATAGAGAGAGCCTACGCCGCCCTTGGACTCACCTACCAGGGAAACCAGACCGCCCAGAACAACATGCAGAGCCCATCGGGGGTCAGGAGTCTGAACAGCATGG GAGGAAACTCAATGAATGGAGGCGCGAGTGTTCAGTCAGCGAACCAGCAGCTGcacaacaacatgaacacacagag cttGATGAACGATGGTTTGGGGGCCCTGAGCTCGATGCCCACAGCAGGTCccccttcatcagacatgacAAAGTCGTGGCATGAAGACATCACACAGGACCTCCGGAACCACCTGGTCCACAAACT TGTGCAGGCCATCTTCCCCACCCCCGATCCCGCCGCTCTCAAGGACCGCAGGATGGAGAACCTGGTGGCCTACGCCCGAAAAGTGGAGGGGGACATGTACGATTCAGCGGGCAGCAGG GCTGAGTACTATCACCTGCTGGCAGAGAAGATCTATAAGATCcagaaggagctggaggagaagaggagaacacGGCTGCAGAAACAGGGCGGGACGACGGGACATGCTGGcatctcctccccccctctcagCATGGGACAGCCCCCGATTAACCTGGGACAGCCCCCCATAAGCCCGGGACAATCCCCCA ATGGTCCTCATGTCGATGCGTCCATGATGCGAGCAGCTGGAGCCAATCAGATGGTCAGGATGCAGAGCCCTGCAG GACTCAGTCAGTTTGGTCAGGTGGGCGTTCAGTCGATGGCTCAGAGGTtgactcctccccttcctcctaaCGCTCCAGTCAACCAG atgacTATGGGAGCCCGGGTGGGTCAGTCCAACGCAACACAGATGCAGAACCAGTACCTCCCTGCAGCCCAACTTCCAGGGTCCAGTCCTGGTCATGGTCCTGGTTACAGTCCTGGTCATGGTCCTGGTTACAGTcatggtcctggtcctggtcctggtcctggtcatGGTCATGGTACCGGTCCTGGTCATGGTCTTGGTCATGACCCTGGTCCTGGGATGAACCAGTCTGGAGGTCAGACTTCAGGTCCACAG ATGAACCACGCATCCACACCGTCCCCCCTCCCAGCCTACAGCCCTGCAGCTCCGCCCCCCTCAGGCTCTGGGGGGCCCTGTAGTGTGGGGGGTACTGGGCCTCCATCCTGCTCCTCCAGCCAGCCTCACTGCCCCCCCGTCAGGATGAACTCCCCCTCACCTGCCCGCAGTTTAACACCTCAACCTCTCCAAACACCGCCCACTTTACCAAGAAGTCAGACCCCCCAGACCCCCAGCACCCCCCCACTGCccccccaacaacaacaacaacaacaacaacaacaccaacgactgctacaacaacaacaacaacaacaacatcctgCTCCACTGCAGGCATCATCGGGGGAGACAGGCAACACAGACAAAGCCAATCAGCTTCCTCAGCAGATGCTTGGAGGTGTGGCTTCCCCAACCCTTCAGGCAGTTACCCAGAATGCTTCAGTGCCTCTGCAGCGGCCGCAGACGCCG ctGTCTCCTAAACCCTCGGGGGCTGCAGACACTCAGGTGTCCTCTCCGGCCTCGCTCAGCAGCTCAGACCTCGCTCCAAACCATGATGACATCAAGGTGGaggtgaagcaggaggaggagcgggaggaggaggaggaagaggaggaggaggaggaaggaggagacagtAAAGGAGAGGGGAAGGGGAAGATGGGAAAGGGTCAGAGTGACGTGAAGTCTGAGGACAAACCAGAG ACTGAGAAGCCCTCAGGTGGGGGGGGTAAAGGTGAGCCCATGGACACGCCCTCGTCCTCCATGACCTCGTCATTATCCTCAGGTGAGGACAAGAAGGTGGAGGTGAAGAAGGAGcccaaagaggagaaggaggagaaggatgagGAGGGGTCTCCAGCTGGAGCTCAGAGCAAGAAGAAaa TCTTTAAGCCCGAGGAGCTGCGCCAGGCGCTCATGCCCACCTTGGAGGCGCTGTACCGCCAGGACCCTGAGTCTCTCCCCTTCCGTCAGCCGGTGGACGCCCAGTTACTGGGAATACCCGTACGTATTCGAACTAGTAACAAAACTAACCTG GACTACTTTGACGTGGTGAAGAACCCGATGGACCTGTCGACCATCAAAAGGAAGCTGGACACGGGTCAGTACCAGGAGCCATGGCAGTACGTTGACGATATCTGGCTGATGTTTAACAACGCCTGGCTCTACAACCGCAAAACATCCCGAGTGTACAAGTACTGCTCCAAGCTGGCCGAGGTGTTCGAGTCTGAGATCGACCCGGTCATGCAGGACCTGGGTTACTGCTGCGGGCGGAAG TTTGAGTTTTCTCCACAAACTCTCTGTTGCTACGGGAAACAGTTATGTACCATCCAACGAGACGCCGCTTACTTCAGCTACCAGAACAG TTCACCAAAATATGGGCTTCTCGCTGACAGGTACCACTTCTGTGAGAAGTGTTTCAACGAGATCCAGAGCGAGAGCGTTTCCCTGGGAGACGACCCTGCCCAGCCTCAGAC GTCCATCAACAAAGATCAGTTTCAACGGAAGAAAAATGACACGCTTGACCCTGAACT ACTGGTCGAATGTTTGGACTGTGGTCGTAAAAATCATCAGATCTGCGTCCTCCATAATGAAACCATCTGGCCGTcagg cTTCGTTTGTGATGGCTGCCTGAAAAAATCCAACAAGACTCGTAAAGAGAACAAATATGCAGCAAAGA GACTCCCTCAGACAAAGCTTGGCAGCTTTTTGGAGACGAGATTGAACGACTACCTGAAGCGTCAGAGTCACCCTGAGACCGGTGAGGTCACCATCAGGGTGGTGCACGTCTCTGATAAGATGGTGGAGGTGAAGCCAGGCATGAAGTCCAG GTTTGTGGACAGCGGTGAGATGGCAGAGTCCTTCCCCTACAGAACGAAAGCTTTGTTTGCCTTTGAAGACATTGGTGGAGCCGACGTATGTTTTTTCGGTATGCACGTCCAAGAGTATGGCTCTGACTGCCCTCCACCCAATCAGAGACGAGTGTACATCTCTTACCTGGACAGTGTGCACTTCTTCCAACCTCGACACCTGAGGACGGCCGTGTACTACGAGATCCTGCTGGGTTACCTGGAGTACGCCAAGAGGCAGGG GTTTACCACGGGTCACATCTGGGCGTGTCCACCCAGCGAAGGAGACGATTATATCTTCCACTGTCACCCAGCTGACCAGAAGATCCCCAAACCCAAACGCCTGCAGGAGTGGTACAAGAAGATGCTGGACAAGGCCGTGTCAGAGCGCATCGTGCATGACTACAAG GACATCTTCAAACAGGCGACCGAGGACCGGCTGACCAGCGCCAAAGAGCTACCGTACTTTGAGGGCGACTTCTGGCCAAACGTGTTGGAGGAGAGCATCaaggagctggagcaggaggaggaggagaggaagagggaggaaaacTGCACCTCCAACGAGAGCCCagat GCCTCTAAAGGTGACAGCAAGAACGccaaaaagaagaacaacaagaagACGAGTAAGAACAAGAGCAACCTGAGCCGAGGCAACAAGAAGAAACCGGGGATGCCCAATGTGTCCAACGACCTGTCCCAGAAACTCTACGCCACCatggagaaacacaaagag GTGTTCTTTGTCATCCGCCTCATCGCTGTCCCCACCGCCAACTCTCTGCCCCCCATCACTGACCCAGACCCCCTAATGGCTTGCGACCTGATGGATGGCCGGGATGCCTTCCTGACGCTGGCCCGGGACAAACACCTGGAGTTCAGCTCTCTGCGGAGGTCCAGGTGGAGCTCCATGTGTATGCTGGTGGAGCTGCACAACCAGAGCCAGGACCGCTTCGTCTACACCTGCAACGAGTGCAAACATCACGTGGAGACACGATTCCACTGCACTGTCTGCGAG GACTACGACCTGTGCATCACCTGCTACAACACCAAAGGCCACGAGCACAAGATGGACAAACTGGGCCTGGGACTGGACGACGACAGCAACAACCCGGCAGCAGCAGCGACTCAGAGTCCCGGAGATTCTCGTCGTCTCAGCATCCAGCGCTGCATCCAGTCTCTGGTCCATGCTTGTCAGTGCCGCAACGCCAACTGCTCCCTGCCATCCTGCCAGAAGATGAAGCGCGTCGTTCAGCACACCAAGAGCTGCAAGCGAAAAACAAATGGGGGTTGTCCAATCTGCAAGCAGCTGATCGCTCTGTGCTGCTACCACGCCAAACACTGTCAGGAGAACAAATGTCCCGTCCCGTTCTGCCTGAACATCAAGCAAAAGCTGcgtcagcagcagctgcagcaccgCCTCCAGCAGGCCCAGAtgttgaggaggaggatggcAAGCATGCAGCGGGTGGGGCAACCAGCCGGGGGGCCACCTGGAGGACCCGTTGTAGGACTTCAATCACCTGGGAACAATGGAACGACTGCACCCAGTACTCCAACATCAGGTGGAACCCAGCCACCAACACCCCAGACCCCAACTCAGACCATGCCTCCTGTCCCACAGCAGGGTCTGGGTCCTGGagtccagcagctgcagcaacaaGCTGGGATGCCCAGCCAGCACACCCTCCATCCCCAGTTCCAGCAAATGGGTGGAGGGGGCAGGTTTGGGGGGGTAATGAGCTCCCCTCAACATCAGCAGCAAAGTGGAGCAAATGCCCAACAGCTACAACAGAACTGTCTGCCTCCGTACACCAGCAGACCTCCAGGCTCCTCTCCCCTCCATGCGTCCCAGGTAAATCCTGTCCTCGGCTCTGCAAcgcctcctcagcagcagcatcagccaGGTGGAGGTCAACAAGCTCCCGGCCAACTCCAGGGCCAGACTCCCTTTCCTCAGCAGCAACAGGCCCCATCCGGCCCCCCCCAGGCAGCCGTAGAGATAGCGATGAAGATCCAGCAGGTGGCTGATGCTCAGAGGAAGATGgctctgcagagacagacagccacAGGCTTGATCCCACCCCACCCTCACCATCAGCAGGGCCCAGGTCAGCAAATGGGCATGGGACATACAGGGGGGCCAGGGATGGTGGGACCCCAGGGAATGCCCCCCCAGACACCGGCAGCTGTCTCAGCAGGTCGGGCCCATATGGATCCACAACCAGCTCCATCAGGGATGATGGTCAGTGCTGGTGGTACCTCTCAGCAGGGTCACCTCCCCTCTCAGGTCcagcttcagcagcagaggGTGGGGGCACCACTCtctcaacagcagcagcattggGGGGGGCAGGGGATGCCCCCCCAGCAGAGACCAGCAGTGATGAACCATTCAGCAGTGATGGCAGCTCAACAACAAGGGGCTCACCAACAGACTCAGGGCCACACTGCCTTAATGAACATGGGACAGCAGCTAAGTGCAGTTGGGGGGGGCCCGGGGGGGCCAGTACCTGGAGCTGCCGGGGGGAACATTCCTCAGGCCGCCCTGCAGGACCTTTTACGGACTCTCCGCTCGCCAAGCTCCCCCCTGCAGCAACAGCAAGTCCTCAACATCCTACGCTCCAACCCGCAACTCATGGCGGCTTTCATCAAACAGAGAGCATCAAAATACAAGGGAGGGCCGGGCTGTTTACCTGGAGGTCCAACAGGGGGTCCTGGTCCAACAGGCGGTCCTGGTTGTAATGTTATGGCTGGAGGGCCTCCACAGGTGAACATGAATGCTTCAGGGCCTGGACAGCCTGGGATGCACATGGGTGGTCAGGGGGGGTCGACTGTTAACATGGCAACAATTGCCCAACTGCAGCAagcacagcagcaacagcaactaAACCAACCGCAACAactacaacatcaacaacaactgcaacagcagcaacaactacaacaacagcaactacaacagcagcaacaaatacaacagcagcaacaaatacaacaacagcaacaactacaacagcagcaacaactacaacaacagcagcaacaactacaacagcagcaacaactacaacagcagcaacaaatacaacagcagcagcaacaactacagcagcaacaacaaatacagcagcaacaacaactacaacagcatcaacaaatacaacagcagcagcaactacaacagcagcagcaactacaacagcaacagcaactacaacagcaacagcaactacagcagcaacaacaacaattacagcagcagcaaatacaacagcagcagcaacaacaactacaacagcaacagttgcagcagcagagaccAATGCTCAACAATGTACAGCAGGGGGGGGTCAGAGGTCTACAGGGGGGGCCACAGATGGGGAATCTTAACAATCCTCAGTTTAGAGAGTTGCTCAGGAGGCGACATcttcagcaacaacagcagcagcagcagcaacaacaacaacaacagcaacaacatctgcagcagcagatAGGGGTGGGTCCCGGTCAGTTCCAGCAGCCTCCTCAGGTTCAGAACTTTGTGGGTCCGTCCGGGATGCAACCCCCTGCTGCAGGAAAGGGCCCCCAAACAGACCCCTCTCAGCAGCACCAACTGGGTCAGCAAGGTCCATGTGGAGGAGGTCCTCAGCAGCCCCCTCAGAGTGCTCCCCCTCCGTCCTCTCAGGCCCTGCTCCAGCAGGCGCTCCACCAGAGgctgctccagcagcagcatctgGGTCCAGGGGGGTCTCCAGGCCAGCACAGCAGTCCCATGAGCCCACAGCAGGTGGCCCattccccccacccccaccttcAGGGCCAGACTGTGCATACGCCGCTCGCCAACCAGGTCCGATCCCCGCAGCCTTCCCCAAGACCCCAGTCCCAGCCGCCACATTCAAGCCCCTCGCCCCGCCTGCAGCCCCATCCCTCCCCCCATAATATCTCCCCCCAGGTGCAGTCGGGATCTCCACACCTGAACCAGCACCACCCAGGCATGGTGGCGCCCCCGCAGCAAAACTCTCTGGACCAGTTTGGACGGGATCAAAGCGCCATGCTTTCTCAGCTGGGTACCATGGGGGGTCTCCATGGGCCGGGGGGAGGCAGTCAGGACCCTATGAATCACAACCCTTTAGACCTAATGTGA